In Tubulanus polymorphus chromosome 2, tnTubPoly1.2, whole genome shotgun sequence, a single window of DNA contains:
- the LOC141899036 gene encoding uncharacterized protein LOC141899036 gives MEDTQLNRSTITRTAIRQKVDDLVVKSSTIVEDFRTTEDDVDLLNIYIEQITEKLSRLEKLDSTIEDLTPLTHLSDTIQEAEDFRSSVIEKRGRIIRFVEKAKHTTQPHNSSMNNSGASVTPFRPNKVNLPKLTLAKFDGDLLKWQEFIDGFNSAVNDDPNLDDVVKFQYLRAQLNGEAYRTIEGLALTASNYANALQVLIKRYGQPQIIISAYMRALWELSRPTEDMQSLMEFSDKLETYIRGLSALGKNEDSYGDLLTPIILDKLPGMIRRQITRDNNGANWSLQSLRDALSREITAFQAGVSVYPETAHLGTTSAFHVGNAIKRKPLKCTFCKGTHFASDCVLVTEPEKRLDIVKRDKLCYNCMGTHRSRDCKSKNTCKKCRGKHHTLLCGSSLTETREISTKDRPQNGSRSDSHDIKTVHQTYAGAQQPRPDGPILLKTAVAEIFSPSTSANNRSNGRKINILLDEGSHRSFITTRISVSLNLPHLGQEEINLATFGEQLAGRRLLQRTNFNIASSEGSPILIEALVIPTISTPISNLVNNKVLDLPHLRNLTLAEQPSSITGDFDIDVLIGADYYWSIVGDNTVKGYGPTAVSSRIGYLLSGPIPSHTLLTGVRNSTVLNVSCVRNMDLNSHRGEEVSLQSFWDLETIGIKDDASLIKNRGLAYSDYIKTHLTVDSDGRYTAKLPWKESHAPLPDNRHVAEARTRSMIRRLSAEMRTVYDAIIEEQLSRDFIEDVTHDISSIGHYLPHRGVKKDSTTTPLRIVFDCSCRVGSEPSLNDCLETGPPLLNDLVSILLRFRLYSTGISTDIEKAFLQIRLHEHDRKYTKFLWLTDPNDPESDFKVLQFKSILFGAVSSPFVLNATVKSHLANYDCETAGKLAENIYVDNIVTGVTSEDKAINFYAQSNEIMNSAGLALRAWATNCQRLRNLASSDGVAESKPIANVLGIRWDTHNDTLSIKVDDGTSDLVTKREVVSAASKLYDPLGFLAPVQVRAKMYIQELWKLNLGWDDPVQDESMREKWFSIRNDLSRASEIVLSRKYLSQPQTQNYEIHVFADSSKAAFGAVVYLRNQHDTSFVMSKTRVAPVKELTIPRLELLAALTGSKLIDYVTESLGSEIAITKKVLWSDSQIVLCWLNSDRKLPVFVSNRVKQIKSIKIDEYRYCPTSDNPADILSRGIDSEKLRHSNLWWFGPEWLKHGDWPVDKLYADTSTVNILHINDPQPGQVEDAEDERIGLVELIDIERFIELGSLLRVTAYVFLFVAKLQRQTDRSAADLTPNDIARARTAWIKAVQNANYSNEIFVLQGNHAKSRAPLTKQLRLFIGDDSLLRVGGRLHNAPIDYGAKFPILLPPKGRFTELTVIDAHARALHLGTESTINRIRQTYWIQSIRKIVKSLLRKCYNCKIISGQPYPLPDPAPLQKSRLTDAPPFTVTGVDFTGHLFVRDNNREAKAYIILFTCANTRAVHLEVVSDMSCATFLLAFRRFAARRSLPQKLISDNGSAFVAAAGEIKKLLDIHSVRKYMLEKNVEWVFIPKAAPWHGGFWERLVGLTKQVLKRVLVRAYISMSELITLVAEIEMVINNRPLTYLSDDVTDPEPLTPSHLLHGRVMSNLPHLSDTDAISDPEYGVSINTQNLQKRAQRVMELFEHFRSRWTNEYVIALRERHLSMRNNGRTSEIRSGDVVLVHDDQKRRINWKLAIVTNLNYGNDGAVRSAEIRMGTTNTSRPINKLFPLEINTDMDFKEPGPVIASDPRPVRNAARKARAKIVECLK, from the coding sequence ATGGAGGATACTCAACTGAACCGGTCGACAATCACACGAACTGCAATCAGGCAGAAAGTTGATGATCTCGTCGTGAAATCGTCAACAATCGTCGAAGATTTTCGAACGACCGAAGACGATGTAGATTTACTAAATATCTACATCGAGCAGATCACAGAAAAGTTAAGTCGACTAGAGAAGCTAGACTCGACGATCGAGGACCTAACTCCTTTAACGCATCTTTCAGACACGATTCAAGAAGCAGAGGACTTCAGATCTAGCGTCATCGAAAAACGCggccgaataatccgatttgtAGAAAAGGCGAAGCACACAACGCAACCTCATAATTCTTCGATGAACAATTCCGGTGCTTCTGTGACGCCATTTCGCCCGAACAAGGTAAATCTACCTAAACTTACGCTCGCCAAATTCGACGGCGATTTACTCAAATGGCAGGAATTCATAGACGGATTCAATTCAGCGGTCAACGACGACCCGAATCTCGACGACGTCGTTAAGTTCCAATACTTACGCGCACAACTTAACGGCGAAGCTTACAGAACGATCGAGGGTCTGGCCCTCACCGCGTCGAATTATGCGAACGCACTTCAAGTACTGATAAAAAGGTATGGGCAACCGCAAATCATTATCAGTGCATATATGCGAGCGTTATGGGAACTTTCGCGACCGACAGAAGACATGCAGAGTCTGATGGAATTTTCGGACAAACTGGAAACATATATCCGAGGACTAAGTGCGCTCGGAAAAAACGAAGATAGCTACGGAGATTTGTTGACTCCGATTATCTTAGATAAACTGCCTGGGATGATACGACGACAGATAACGAGGGATAATAACGGCGCGAATTGGAGTCTCCAGTCGTTGCGAGATGCCCTTTCGAGAGAGATAACAGCGTTCCAGGCAGGAGTTTCAGTGTACCCAGAAACTGCTCACCTGGGTACCACGTCAGCGTTCCACGTGGGCAATGCGATCAAGAGAAAACCATTAAAATGTACATTTTGTAAAGGGACACATTTCGCGTCAGATTGTGTTCTTGTAACCGAACCAGAGAAACGCCTGGATATCGTTAAACGAGATAAACTTTGTTATAATTGCATGGGCACTCATCGTTCTCGGGACTGTAAATCCAAGAACACATGTAAAAAGTGCAGAGGGAAACATCACACGTTACTATGTGGTTCCTCCCTTACAGAAACGCGCGAGATTTCTACGAAAGATCGACCACAAAACGGAAGCAGAAGCGATTCTCACGATATAAAAACTGTTCATCAAACGTATGCCGGCGCCCAACAACCACGACCAGATGGGCCCATACTTCTTAAAACAGCTGTGGCGGAGATTTTTTCGCCATCAACTTCCGCTAATAACCGCTCGAATGGTCgtaagataaacattttactGGACGAAGGCAGCCATAGATCGTTTATCACGACGCGAATTTCTGTCAGCTTAAATCTCCCACATCTGGGCCAAGAGGAAATCAATCTAGCGACGTTCGGAGAACAACTGGCCGGTCGGCGATTACTTCAAAGAACGAACTTTAACATCGCGTCATCAGAGGGTTCACCGATACTAATTGAAGCCCTCGTGATACCGACCATCTCCACGCCAATCAGCAATCTTGTAAACAATAAAGTTTTGGATCTTCCGCATCTGCGAAACCTAACTCTAGCGGAACAGCCATCATCAATAACCGGCGACTTTGATATCGATGTATTAATTGGCGCCGATTACTACTGGTCTATAGTCGGCGATAATACCGTGAAGGGCTACGGCCCGACTGCCGTTTCATCACGTATAGGGTATCTCTTATCAGGGCCCATACCGAGCCACACCTTACTCACCGGAGTAAGGAATTCAACCGTTCTCAACGTATCTTGTGTGAGAAATATGGATCTCAATTCGCACCGCGGAGAGGAAGTCTCATTACAATCGTTTTGGGACTTAGAAACGATCGGCATCAAAGATGACGCTTCTTTGATAAAAAACCGTGGACTTGCTTATTCGGACTATATTAAAACCCATCTAACTGTTGATAGCGATGGACGCTATACTGCGAAACTACCTTGGAAAGAAAGCCACGCCCCCTTGCCGGACAACAGACACGTGGCCGAAGCACGGACTCGCAGTATGATACGCCGTTTATCCGCAGAAATGAGAACCGTATACGATGCAATAATTGAAGAACAACTGTCGCGTGATTTCATAGAGGATGTAACACATGACATCTCTAGTATCGGACACTATTTACCCCACCGAGGAGTAAAAAAGGACTCTACTACCACGCCCCTCAGAATCGTTTTCGACTGCAGTTGTAGAGTCGGAAGCGAACCGTCGTTGAATGATTGCTTGGAAACTGGACCCCCGCTCCTAAACGATTTGGTATCTATATTGTTGCGATTTCGATTGTACTCTACGGGAATATCCACCGATATCGAAAAGGCATTTTTACAAATAAGACTCCACGAACACGATCGGAAGTATACCAAATTCTTGTGGTTAACCGACCCGAATGATCCAGAAAGCGATTTCAAAGTACTTCAGTTTAAAAGTATCCTGTTCGGAGCGGTCTCGAGCCCGTTTGTTCTTAACGCCACTGTCAAATCCCACTTAGCCAATTACGATTGCGAAACCGCGGGGAAATTGGCCGAAAACATATACGTGGATAATATCGTCACTGGAGTAACATCTGAGGACAAAGCGATAAACTTTTATGCACAATCaaacgaaataatgaattctgcAGGCTTGGCCCTCAGAGCGTGGGCAACTAATTGCCAGAGACTGCGTAATTTGGCGAGCTCGGATGGAGTAGCCGAGTCGAAACCCATCGCGAACGTCCTCGGGATCCGATGGGACACTCATAACGACACCCTTAGCATCAAGGTAGATGACGGAACGTCCGATCTGGTGACAAAACGTGAGGTAGTTAGCGCGGCGTCGAAGTTATATGATCCGCTTGGTTTTCTGGCCCCCGTACAGGTCAGGGCTAAGATGTACATCCAGGAACTCTGGAAACTTAATCTAGGCTGGGACGACCCAGTACAGGACGAATCAATGCGAGAAAAATGGTTCTCGATTCGGAATGATTTGTCACGTGCGTCAGAAATTGTGTTATCAAGGAAATACTTAAGTCAACCGCAAACCCAGAATTATGAAATACACGTGTTTGCTGATAGTAGCAAAGCAGCATTTGGAGCTGTGGTTTATTTACGAAACCAGCATGATACATCGTTTGTTATGTCTAAGACACGTGTCGCACCAGTAAAGGAATTAACTATTCCACGACTGGAATTACTTGCTGCTTTGACCGGTTCGAAGCTTATCGATTATGTAACTGAATCGCTCGGTTCCGAAATCGCTATAACCAAAAAAGTGCTTTGGAGCGATAGTCAGATTGTGCTTTGTTGGTTGAACTCCGATCGAAAGTTACCAGTATTCGTCAGCAACCGCGTGAAACAGATTAAATCTATCAAAATTGACGAGTACCGCTACTGCCCGACGTCTGATAATCCGGCAGACATACTATCGCGTGGAATCGACTCCGAGAAACTACGGCATTCTAATTTGTGGTGGTTTGGCCCCGAATGGCTGAAACATGGCGACTGGCCCGTGGATAAATTATACGCTGACACTAGCACAGTTAATATCCTCCACATCAACGATCCTCAACCCGGGCAGGTTGAAGACGCGGAGGACGAACGGATTGGTTTGGTAGAATTAATCGACATTGAACGATTCATAGAGTTGGGATCATTATTACGTGTCACCGCTTACGTTTTCTTGTTTGTCGCGAAACTTCAACGCCAGACAGATCGGTCCGCCGCGGATCTGACGCCGAATGATATAGCCCGAGCTAGAACGGCGTGGATTAAAGCTGTGCAAAATGCTAATTATTCGAATGAAATTTTCGTGCTGCAGGGTAATCATGCAAAATCGCGAGCGCCCCTGACAAAACAGCTACGGTTGTTTATTGGCGATGATAGCTTGTTGAGAGTTGGAGGGAGACTCCATAACGCCCCGATTGATTATGGCGCGAAATTCCCAATATTACTTCCCCCGAAAGGGCGATTTACCGAGTTAACTGTGATTGATGCTCACGCGAGAGCACTTCATTTGGGTACAGAATCAACGATTAACCGTATTCGACAAACGTATTGGATTCAAAGTATCAGGAAAATCGTTAAATCTCTGTTGcgaaaatgttacaattgcAAAATCATTAGTGGTCAGCCATACCCACTACCGGACCCTGCACCGTTGCAGAAGAGCAGGCTGACAGATGCCCCTCCCTTTACCGTAACGGGAGTGGATTTCACCGGACATTTGTTCGTGAGAGATAACAACAGAGAAGCGAAAGCGTATATTATCTTGTTTACATGTGCGAACACACGTGCCGTTCATCTCGAGGTTGTTTCTGATATGTCGTGTGCCACATTTCTTCTCGCCTTCCGACGTTTCGCCGCACGTCGATCCTTACCCCAAAAGTTGATAAGTGATAATGGATCGGCATTCGTGGCCGCGGCGGGAGAAATAAAGAAGCTTCTCGATATTCATTCGGTTCGAAAATACATGCTCGAGAAAAATGTTGAATGGGTATTTATACCAAAGGCCGCCCCATGGCATGGTGGCTTTTGGGAACGTTTAGTTGGACTTACGAAACAAGTTCTGAAACGTGTTTTAGTCCGCGCATACATATCGATGTCTGAACTTATTACGCTCGTCGCGGAAATCGAAATGGTGATCAACAACCGCCCGCTTACGTATTTGTCCGATGACGTAACTGATCCAGAACCGCTAACACCATCGCACCTCCTTCACGGACGAGTTATGTCGAATCTACCGCACCTATCTGATACCGATGCTATCAGTGATCCGGAGTATGGTGTTTCGATAAACACACAAAACCTCCAGAAACGCGCACAAAGAGTGATGGAACTCTTCGAACATTTTCGGTCTCGTTGGACCAACGAATACGTTATTGCGCTACGTGAACGACATCTGTCCATGCGAAATAATGGCAGAACAAGCGAGATTCGATCAGGAGACGTTGTACTCGTACACGACGACCAAAAACGTAGAATTAACTGGAAGCTTGCGATCGTAACGAATCTGAACTACGGGAACGACGGCGCAGTTCGTTCAGCAGAAATTAGAATGGGCACTACAAATACTAGCCGACCTATAAATAAACTGTTCCCGCTTGAAATTAACACCGATATGGACTTTAAAGAGCCTGGCCCCGTTATAGCCTCCGATCCGCGACCCGTGCGAAACGCAGCGCGAAAGGCTCGTGCAAAAATCGTTGAATGTTTGAAATAG